A stretch of the Microcoleus sp. FACHB-672 genome encodes the following:
- a CDS encoding FAD-dependent oxidoreductase codes for MSQTEQILSQLPGDALGALRRADSLWQAIKEGSAPVPAVVKQNEQPLETVEWDIVIAGGTLGIFIGAALAQRGWRVALVERGILRGRDQEWNISRKELDVFVELDLLSEAELGQAIATEYNPARVSFLNGAEVWVRDVLNIGVDPVSLLDTLKLQFLEAGGQLFENTAFEAAIVHPDGITVEIKSQAEDSSPRTLTTRLFIDAMGHFSPVIRQARQGQKPDSICLVVGSCARGFPQNETGDLFVSFTPIQHQCQYFWEAFPARDGRTTYLFTYLDADPQRFSLEFLFEEYLRLLPAYQGVEIDQLEFQRALFGFFPSYRQSPLQMPWSRILPVGDSSGSQSPLSFGGFGAMVRHLKRLTTGIEEALQADTLSAPALALLQPYQPSLSVTWLFQRAMTVGIERKIEPEQINQLLSGVFAGMEQLGEPVLKPFLQDVVQFSALSQTLLKTAINNPALIIKLTPQLGLIPLLDWMRHYINLGVYSALFPLGQAMEPFVKTLSPAQQYYYHRWLDAWIYGSAGDY; via the coding sequence ATGAGCCAAACCGAGCAAATTCTATCTCAGCTACCTGGTGACGCATTGGGGGCATTGCGTCGCGCTGATAGCCTTTGGCAAGCCATCAAAGAGGGTAGCGCCCCTGTGCCGGCTGTGGTGAAGCAAAACGAGCAGCCTCTGGAAACTGTAGAGTGGGATATTGTGATCGCCGGCGGCACTTTGGGAATTTTCATCGGTGCAGCTTTAGCGCAACGGGGATGGCGGGTAGCGCTAGTTGAGCGGGGAATTTTGCGCGGCAGAGATCAAGAATGGAACATCTCTCGCAAAGAATTAGATGTGTTTGTGGAATTAGATTTACTTTCGGAAGCAGAATTAGGGCAAGCGATCGCAACAGAATATAATCCCGCCCGTGTAAGCTTTTTAAATGGCGCTGAAGTTTGGGTGCGTGATGTTCTTAATATTGGGGTTGATCCAGTTTCTTTACTCGATACACTTAAGTTGCAATTTTTAGAAGCCGGCGGACAGTTATTTGAAAATACGGCTTTTGAGGCAGCCATTGTTCATCCAGATGGAATTACGGTAGAAATCAAAAGTCAAGCGGAAGACTCCTCTCCCCGCACTTTAACAACTCGATTGTTCATCGATGCAATGGGACATTTCTCACCCGTGATTCGGCAGGCACGACAAGGGCAAAAACCAGATAGCATTTGTTTAGTCGTGGGGAGTTGTGCGCGGGGATTTCCTCAAAATGAAACGGGCGATTTGTTTGTATCTTTTACGCCAATTCAACATCAATGTCAGTATTTTTGGGAAGCATTTCCCGCGAGAGATGGGCGCACAACTTATTTATTTACTTATTTAGATGCTGATCCTCAACGCTTTAGTTTAGAGTTTCTATTTGAGGAATATTTGCGGTTGCTGCCGGCATATCAAGGCGTTGAAATCGATCAATTGGAATTTCAACGAGCACTGTTTGGGTTCTTTCCTTCCTATCGGCAAAGCCCCTTACAAATGCCTTGGAGTCGCATTCTGCCGGTGGGAGATAGTAGCGGCAGTCAATCTCCTTTGAGTTTTGGTGGGTTTGGGGCAATGGTGCGCCATCTCAAGCGTTTAACCACCGGCATTGAGGAAGCGCTGCAAGCAGACACACTTTCTGCGCCGGCTTTGGCTTTATTGCAACCCTATCAACCGAGTTTATCAGTAACGTGGCTATTTCAACGGGCGATGACTGTTGGGATTGAGCGTAAAATTGAACCGGAACAAATTAATCAGTTACTCTCTGGGGTATTTGCCGGCATGGAGCAGTTGGGAGAGCCGGTTTTAAAGCCTTTTCTACAAGATGTGGTGCAGTTTTCAGCTTTATCTCAAACGCTCCTTAAAACAGCTATAAATAATCCGGCATTAATTATCAAACTAACGCCACAGCTTGGACTCATTCCGCTCTTAGATTGGATGCGTCATTACATTAATTTGGGTGTTTACAGTGCGCTCTTTCCCCTCGGACAGGCAATGGAACCGTTTGTTAAAACTTTATCGCCGGCACAACAATATTATTATCATCGCTGGCTTGATGCGTGGATCTATGGTTCTGCCGGTGATTACTAA